The stretch of DNA TATAAGAAAATCATTTATTAAAATATTAGAGCATGATAATTTTGAACTAAATGAAACTACAACAGCAAAAGATGTAGACGGTTGGGAGTCTATTACACACTTATTAATTATTAATGAGGTGGAAAAGTCTTTCAATATTAAATTTAGGCTAATGGATTTAATGTCAATGCAAAATATTGGAGATTTAATAGCATCCATAAAAAAAGAAACAAACCCTTAAAGTGTATTTGCTTAAGCTAATCAATATTAATTTTTATAAAGATTTTTCTGAAAAGAATAGGATACCCTATTTTTATGAGAATGTCTATAACAAGATTAGTTTGCAAGATTATTTTAACAAAAAAAAAGCTAAGAGTAGTTTACACAAAAAGGGGGTAATAGCTATTAATTTTATACCTCCTTATTTTGATTTAAAGTTCAGAAAATCAGATAAAATTCATGGTTTTTTTAAAGTTTTTACTCATTATGGTTTCTTAGCTGATTTTAAGGGGTATTCGAGTTTTTCCGAATACTTTAAATCTCAAGTAAAAGCAAAAAGAAGAAAGTCTTTAAAAAGTCAATTAAGAAAACTAGAGACGTGTTTTAATCTTAGTCATAAAGTATATCTAGGTAAAATCGATAAGTCTCATTATGCTTTTTTACTTGAAGAGCTGAGAATATTAATAAAACGAAGATTTATTCAAAGAGGAGGTGTCCATCCTTTTTTAAATAATTGGAGTTTTTATAAAGAATCGGCTTATTCCATGCTGATAGACAAAAAGGCGTGTCTTTTTGTGATTTATGATGGTGAAAAACCAATTGCTATAAGTTTAAACTACCTCCATCAAAATATTTTCGTTGGCGCCATAGATTCATATGATATAGACTATTCAAAATTTAGCCCTGGAAATATTATGATTTTAAAGAAAATCGAATGGTCTTTATTGAATAATTATAAAATATTCAATATGGGTTATGGAGATCTAAAATACAAACGGGAATGGTGCAATACCGTTTACAAATATGAAAGCCATATTTTATTTAAAAAAAATAGCTCGCTAAGTAAATTAGTGGCATATTTAGTAAGTAGATTAATACTGCTAAAAATTAATTTTAAACAAAAAAATAAGCCTATTCAAGATCATTTTTTAAATTTTTTAAAAAAAAACAAAAAGATTTTAAATATTAATCATCATGTATCTTACATGGATTATTTAGATGCCACAAATTTAATTACGAGCAAGAACACGGTTAAATTAGACATTAATAAAGATGAAAATGCTTTTTTGAGAAAACATGTATATAATTTTCAATACAGTAATTCAGAAAATTCCAAAGACATTGATGTCTTTATGGTTGTTAATGATATAGAATCTGATAGTTATATCATTAAAGGGAAAACAAATTGTTGCATTTTAAATTATACAAAAGACTGAATGTCTATGGTTTAAAATTTTATTCTTACTATATCAAGAGCGTTAG from Flavivirga spongiicola encodes:
- a CDS encoding acyl carrier protein; protein product: MNNEEIFATIRKSFIKILEHDNFELNETTTAKDVDGWESITHLLIINEVEKSFNIKFRLMDLMSMQNIGDLIASIKKETNP
- a CDS encoding GNAT family N-acetyltransferase; its protein translation is MLKLININFYKDFSEKNRIPYFYENVYNKISLQDYFNKKKAKSSLHKKGVIAINFIPPYFDLKFRKSDKIHGFFKVFTHYGFLADFKGYSSFSEYFKSQVKAKRRKSLKSQLRKLETCFNLSHKVYLGKIDKSHYAFLLEELRILIKRRFIQRGGVHPFLNNWSFYKESAYSMLIDKKACLFVIYDGEKPIAISLNYLHQNIFVGAIDSYDIDYSKFSPGNIMILKKIEWSLLNNYKIFNMGYGDLKYKREWCNTVYKYESHILFKKNSSLSKLVAYLVSRLILLKINFKQKNKPIQDHFLNFLKKNKKILNINHHVSYMDYLDATNLITSKNTVKLDINKDENAFLRKHVYNFQYSNSENSKDIDVFMVVNDIESDSYIIKGKTNCCILNYTKD